GGCGTCCAGGGCCCTGGTGCACTCGGCGCGGCGGCACGGGAACCAGCACGTGACGATGGTCATCATGGAACGGGCCGGCACCATCCGGCTCGTGGTCCGCACTCGCAAGGCGGGCCCGCAGACCTACGAGTCCGCCAAGCGCAAGGCCTACACCGCCGTGGCGTTCGGCCAGCCCACGAGCGCCCTGACCGGAAACGAAACGATCAAGCAGATCCCCGGCACTCTGGTGCTGCCCGGCGGCGTCCCCGTCAAGTACAGGGGCTTCCCCATCGCCGGCATCGGCGTCGGCGGCGCACCCGACGGCAGGATCGACGAGGCCATCGCCAACGACGTCCTCGCGGCCATCGGCCGCTGACCCGGGTAAACCGATAAAGCGGCCCCGGGGGGCCGCTCTTGGATCGGATCGGGGCTCGGCGGGAGCCCCGATGGCTCTACTTCGAGTCGCGAGGTGTCGCGAACACGAAGTGCTTGAAGAGCAGCCACAGCACGATGACGAGGCCGGTGCCACCGAAGCCGGTGACGATGTGGGACAGCCCACTGTCTCCGCCGCTGCCGAAGATGGCCAGCATGACGAAGGACGTGAGCACGATGCTGCCGGTGAGGGGGCGCTTCACGGAGTCGGTCCCCGAGTGGCTGGTCCAGGAGCGCCGGTTGAGCACGTAGCCGCCGACGACCAGGCCGCCACCGATGGCGATGCAGATGAAGTCGGCCCCGTCGTTGAGAAGGAAGGTGACGAGGACGAAGAAGAGGGCGATGACGGCCGTGACGAGGGTCGCGGTGTCGTTGTCGCGGTTGATGCGCATGAATTCTTTCCTTTGTGAGAGGCCGCGCTGAGTGCGGCCGCGAATGATTGGGGTTGTCGGAATAAGTTCGTGCCGAGCACGCCTGCGGTTCTGACCGTCCCCAAGGCGGCCCGCTGCGCAAGCTTCTGGTGCGGACCGGTCACCCCCCAAGGGCGCGGAGGTGGTCTCGCCGAACCGGTCGGCGAGACTTCTGGCTCGCCGTCCGTTCGCTTAGGGGATGCCCGGGCGCGTGGGGCGGAGGGAGCGCATGGGCTGATCCGGCCGGCGCCGCTGCTCGTCGGGGTGGGGCGCCGTTATCGCAGGGCGTGAACAAAACCGGCTCCCCGCGCAGCGCGCGGGGAGCCGGTAGTCCAGTTAGAAAGGTGGGTCAGCTTTTCGCAGCGTCCCTCGCCTTCTCGGCCTCTTCCTTGGTGTCGTGAGGCCCGGAGATCGGTTTGTCGGTGCCGATTTCCAGCACCCACCACTTTCTTTTCCCGCGTTTGCGGACATGAGTCGCCACGTGGTCCTCCCTTGCTTTGCGTCACCGCCCGCGCCTGGTGCGGACGGTCGGTTCCTTACCGTGTCGTTCTCGTGGCAGCGCGCAAGGAAAGCGGATCGGAGAGGTGAGGTGCTGCGGCGTGGGGAGGTGATACCGTCCGGCCGGGATCGGACGTCCCGGCCGGACGGCCGAGGGGGAGCGGGGGGCCAGTTCTAGATCGTCAGGCCCAGTCGACCAGGTCGACGGTGTCGTTGTCGGACGGCGGCTCCTCCAGGGGCTGGCCGGGGTACAGGGGGCGGGCCTTGCCGTTGGCCTCGTCGATCAGTACGGCGAGGCCGTGGGCGTTGTTGACCCATGAGGAGACGTTGTTGGCGGCGGTGTCGTCGCCCATGGGCAGGGCCTTGAGGTCGACCTTGTAGCCGGCGCCGATGCCGTAGGCCGGGCCCTGCCGGTTGTAGTCCCGGTAGAGGCAGAGGGTGCCCGGCGGGCAGCCCTCGGCGTCGTCGAGCTTGACGACGCCGGGGGGCAGGTCGGCCAGGGCCGGGTGCGCCGTGACGGTGGCGGCCTGGGCGGCGGTCGATATAGCGGGGCCGGTCATGGTGGCGCAGGCGGCCAGGGCGGTCGTGGTCACCAGGAGGCGCGCTTTCCAATTGGCCATGGGGGGCTCTCCGTTTCGTATGTCGTGGTTCGCGGCATGGGTGACGCCGCGCGACAAGAGTTACACGGAGAGTGACATCCCGTCAGCCTGCATCGATGGCCTTATGTGGTCAGATGGCTACTGTTCGTGATGATGGTGGTCAGGTGCCGCAGAGGGCGTGCGGGAGGGCGGCACGCATGGCACTGTCCAGGGCCGGGCCGCCGCCCGGGTTGAGGTTGACCATGACGGTGGCCTGCCGGCCGTGCGTGGTGGCGCCGGCGCGGACGCTGAAGCCGAGCATGTCGCCGTCATGGCCCCA
The sequence above is a segment of the Actinomadura coerulea genome. Coding sequences within it:
- a CDS encoding GlcG/HbpS family heme-binding protein, with the protein product MSIRHFVGGAVALAAVAAGTFGGAGTASAAAPAAAITVHGGHGGHGGHGGHGKATAPERVLSDSALVRASRALVHSARRHGNQHVTMVIMERAGTIRLVVRTRKAGPQTYESAKRKAYTAVAFGQPTSALTGNETIKQIPGTLVLPGGVPVKYRGFPIAGIGVGGAPDGRIDEAIANDVLAAIGR
- a CDS encoding peptidase inhibitor family I36 protein yields the protein MANWKARLLVTTTALAACATMTGPAISTAAQAATVTAHPALADLPPGVVKLDDAEGCPPGTLCLYRDYNRQGPAYGIGAGYKVDLKALPMGDDTAANNVSSWVNNAHGLAVLIDEANGKARPLYPGQPLEEPPSDNDTVDLVDWA